The Burkholderia ambifaria AMMD genome has a segment encoding these proteins:
- a CDS encoding AAA-associated domain-containing protein: MQNSTVINAPVKTSQPLQPPRLGEEILRVDHVCRGFNKTQGELLVLDDANLSLREGEIVGLLGRSGSGKSTLLRIIAGLIEPTGGEVTYLGKPLRGPAEGVAMVFQTFALFPWLTVLQNVEAGLEALGVGARERRERALAAIDLIGLDGFENAYPRELSGGMRQRVGFARALVVDPTILLMDEPFSALDVLTAETLRTDLLDLWTQGRMPIKSVLIVTHNIEEAVFMCDRILVLSSNPGRVIAEIKVPFKHPRNRLDPAFRKLVDDIYAKMTARQTGEATKKGLELGSWLPQVSTNLMAGLIETLAMAPYHGRADMPEIARTLHLEVDELFPIAEVLQYLGFADVREGDVFLTPPARVFAEFGTQERKLMFADHLLKHVPLAARIKKVLNERPGHRAPRVRFEQELEDFLSDGAAEETLDAVIDWGRYGEVFSYNDKTEVFSLEDVES; the protein is encoded by the coding sequence ATGCAAAATTCGACCGTTATCAACGCCCCCGTCAAGACGTCGCAGCCGCTGCAGCCGCCGCGCCTCGGCGAGGAAATCCTGCGTGTCGATCACGTCTGCCGCGGCTTCAACAAGACGCAGGGCGAACTGTTGGTGCTCGACGACGCGAACCTGTCGCTGCGCGAAGGCGAGATCGTCGGGCTGCTCGGCCGTTCGGGCTCGGGCAAGTCGACGCTGCTGCGGATCATCGCCGGGCTGATCGAGCCGACCGGCGGTGAAGTGACCTATCTCGGCAAGCCGCTGCGCGGCCCGGCCGAAGGTGTCGCGATGGTGTTCCAGACCTTCGCGCTGTTCCCGTGGCTGACCGTGCTGCAGAACGTGGAAGCCGGGCTGGAAGCGCTTGGCGTCGGCGCACGCGAGCGGCGCGAGCGCGCACTCGCCGCGATCGACCTGATCGGTCTCGACGGCTTCGAGAACGCGTATCCGCGCGAGCTGTCGGGCGGCATGCGCCAGCGCGTCGGTTTCGCGCGCGCGCTCGTCGTCGATCCGACGATCCTGCTGATGGACGAGCCGTTTTCCGCGCTCGACGTGCTCACGGCCGAAACGCTGCGTACCGACCTGCTGGACCTATGGACGCAAGGCCGGATGCCGATCAAGTCGGTGCTGATCGTCACGCACAACATCGAGGAAGCGGTGTTCATGTGCGACCGGATCCTCGTGCTGTCGTCGAATCCGGGCCGCGTGATCGCCGAGATCAAGGTGCCGTTCAAGCATCCGCGCAACCGGCTCGACCCGGCCTTCCGCAAGCTGGTCGACGACATCTACGCGAAGATGACCGCGCGCCAGACCGGCGAGGCGACGAAAAAGGGGCTGGAGCTTGGCAGCTGGCTGCCGCAGGTGTCGACCAACCTGATGGCCGGCCTGATCGAGACGCTCGCGATGGCGCCGTACCACGGCCGCGCGGACATGCCGGAAATCGCGCGCACGTTGCATCTGGAAGTGGACGAGCTGTTCCCGATCGCCGAAGTGCTGCAGTACCTCGGTTTTGCGGATGTGCGGGAAGGGGACGTGTTCCTGACGCCGCCTGCACGCGTGTTCGCGGAGTTCGGCACGCAGGAGCGCAAGCTGATGTTCGCCGATCACCTGCTCAAGCACGTACCGCTCGCCGCGCGGATCAAGAAGGTGCTGAACGAACGTCCGGGCCATCGTGCGCCGCGCGTGCGCTTCGAGCAGGAGCTGGAGGATTTCCTGTCGGACGGCGCGGCCGAGGAAACGCTCGACGCGGTGATCGACTGGGGGCGTTACGGAGAAGTATTTTCGTATAACGACAAGACGGAGGTGTTTAGTCTTGAGGATGTGGAGTCGTGA
- a CDS encoding ABC transporter permease — translation MDIRFFDPNRTANASAWRVLPNRWDAVAFPLIIGILAMAIVGFHQTLAPIATLQSQKISLDPSNLPEYALRTTLRMLAAMVASLVFTLVYGTLAAKSRRIGMVLIPILDILQSVPVLGYISFTVTFFLALFPGRVLGAELAAIFAIFTSQAWNMTFSFYQSLRTVPRDLSEVSRGFHLTSWQRFWKLEVPFSMPGLIWNMMMSMSGGWFFVVASEAITVGNQTITLPGIGAYLAQAISDKNLGAVGWVIVAMSVVILAYDQFLFRPLVAWADKFRMENTASGDAPQSWLLDMMRRTHLIHQLLVPAGWLLSQTARIPLRAPSLAGARSRAASVRGSSRIGDIVWGTFVILITVYVAWRVVSFVATGVTMDEVGHVLVLGLITLLRVLVLIAIASVVWVPLGVLIGLRPALAEKIQPLAQFLAAFPANLLFPVFVIVIVHFHLNADIWLSPLIVLGTQWYILFNVIAGAMSYPNDYKEATKNFRIRGWQWWRQAILPGIFPYYVTGAITASGGAWNASIVSEFVQWGDTKVVAHGLGSYIAQTTAAGDFPKIILGIAVMSLFVTLFNRLLWRPMYAYAESRLRLD, via the coding sequence ATGGATATCCGTTTCTTCGACCCGAATCGCACCGCCAACGCATCCGCGTGGCGCGTGCTCCCCAATCGCTGGGATGCGGTCGCATTTCCGTTGATCATCGGCATCCTCGCGATGGCGATCGTCGGTTTCCATCAGACGCTGGCGCCGATCGCGACCCTGCAGAGCCAGAAGATCTCGCTCGATCCGTCGAACCTTCCCGAATACGCGTTGCGCACCACGCTGCGCATGCTCGCCGCGATGGTGGCCTCGCTCGTGTTCACGCTGGTCTACGGCACGCTCGCCGCGAAGAGCCGCCGTATCGGCATGGTGTTGATCCCGATCCTCGACATCCTGCAGTCGGTGCCGGTGCTCGGCTACATCTCGTTTACGGTCACGTTCTTTCTCGCGCTGTTCCCGGGCCGCGTGCTCGGCGCCGAGCTCGCGGCGATCTTCGCGATCTTCACGAGCCAGGCGTGGAACATGACGTTCAGCTTCTACCAGTCGCTGCGCACGGTGCCGCGCGACCTGAGCGAAGTGTCGCGCGGCTTTCACCTGACGTCGTGGCAGCGCTTCTGGAAGCTCGAGGTGCCGTTCTCGATGCCGGGGCTGATCTGGAACATGATGATGTCGATGTCGGGCGGCTGGTTCTTCGTCGTCGCATCGGAGGCCATCACCGTCGGCAACCAGACGATCACGCTGCCGGGAATCGGCGCATATCTCGCGCAGGCGATCTCGGACAAGAACCTCGGCGCGGTGGGCTGGGTGATCGTCGCGATGTCGGTCGTGATTCTCGCGTACGACCAGTTCCTGTTCCGCCCGCTCGTTGCGTGGGCTGACAAGTTCCGGATGGAGAACACCGCGTCGGGCGATGCGCCGCAATCGTGGCTGCTCGACATGATGCGTCGTACGCACCTGATCCATCAATTGCTGGTGCCTGCCGGCTGGCTGCTGTCGCAGACCGCGCGGATTCCGTTGCGCGCGCCGTCGCTCGCGGGCGCTCGCTCGCGCGCTGCGTCGGTGCGCGGTTCGTCGCGCATCGGCGATATCGTGTGGGGAACGTTCGTGATCCTGATCACCGTGTATGTCGCATGGCGCGTCGTCAGCTTCGTCGCAACCGGCGTGACGATGGACGAGGTCGGTCACGTACTCGTGCTCGGTCTCATCACGCTGTTGCGCGTGCTGGTGCTGATCGCGATCGCGTCGGTGGTCTGGGTGCCGCTCGGCGTGCTGATCGGGCTGCGCCCCGCGCTCGCCGAGAAGATCCAGCCGCTCGCGCAGTTCCTCGCCGCGTTCCCGGCCAACCTGCTGTTTCCGGTGTTCGTGATCGTGATCGTCCACTTCCACCTCAACGCGGACATCTGGCTGTCGCCGCTGATCGTGCTCGGCACACAGTGGTACATCCTTTTCAACGTGATCGCCGGCGCGATGTCCTATCCGAACGACTACAAGGAAGCGACGAAGAATTTCCGCATCCGCGGCTGGCAGTGGTGGCGCCAGGCGATCCTGCCCGGCATCTTCCCGTACTACGTGACCGGCGCGATTACCGCGTCGGGCGGCGCGTGGAACGCGAGCATCGTGTCCGAGTTCGTGCAGTGGGGCGACACGAAGGTCGTCGCGCACGGCCTCGGCTCGTACATCGCGCAGACCACCGCCGCCGGCGACTTCCCGAAGATCATCCTCGGCATCGCCGTGATGTCCCTGTTCGTTACCTTGTTCAACCGTCTGCTGTGGCGTCCGATGTACGCCTATGCGGAATCCCGGCTCCGTCTCGATTGA
- a CDS encoding metallophosphoesterase family protein, with translation MSSSTPTRPSRRKALQCMAFGGLGTLFTLSGGILTPFDLALAQSGGAVPANAGRPLFVQISDTHIGFNKDANPDVAATLRQTIDLVNGMSNAPALTIHTGDITHLSKPEEFDHASQLLSALRVPELHTVPGEHDVTDGSGAEYFSRFGKASDNRGYYSFDHAGVHFVALVNVMHFKPNGLGSFGDEQLAWLAQDLKGQSSSTPIVVFSHMPMWTIYEPWGWGTGDAPQTMALLRRFGSVTVLNGHIHQIVSKVEGNVTFHTARSTAFPQPTAGNGPGPVPLTVPRDRLPAMLGVTTVDFAGHPTTASLRDTTLA, from the coding sequence ATGTCTTCATCGACCCCTACCCGCCCGTCGCGCCGCAAGGCCCTGCAATGCATGGCGTTCGGCGGACTCGGCACGCTGTTTACGCTGTCGGGCGGCATCCTGACGCCGTTCGATCTCGCGCTCGCGCAAAGCGGCGGCGCCGTCCCCGCGAATGCGGGCCGGCCGCTGTTCGTGCAGATCAGCGATACGCACATCGGTTTCAACAAGGACGCGAATCCCGACGTCGCGGCCACGCTGCGGCAGACCATCGATCTGGTCAACGGGATGTCCAACGCGCCCGCGCTCACGATCCATACCGGCGACATCACGCACTTGTCCAAACCGGAGGAATTCGACCACGCGTCGCAACTGCTGTCCGCGCTGCGCGTGCCGGAGCTGCACACGGTGCCCGGCGAACACGACGTGACCGACGGTTCGGGCGCCGAATACTTCAGCCGGTTCGGCAAGGCGTCGGACAACCGCGGCTACTACAGCTTCGATCACGCGGGCGTGCACTTCGTCGCGCTCGTCAACGTGATGCACTTCAAGCCGAACGGGCTCGGCAGCTTCGGCGACGAACAGCTCGCATGGCTCGCGCAGGACCTGAAGGGCCAGTCGTCGAGCACGCCGATCGTCGTGTTCTCGCACATGCCGATGTGGACCATCTACGAGCCCTGGGGCTGGGGCACCGGCGATGCGCCGCAGACGATGGCGCTGCTGCGCCGCTTCGGCTCGGTCACCGTGCTGAACGGGCACATCCACCAGATCGTGTCGAAGGTCGAGGGCAACGTGACGTTCCATACCGCGCGCTCCACCGCGTTTCCGCAGCCGACCGCCGGCAACGGCCCGGGCCCGGTGCCGCTCACGGTGCCGCGCGACCGGCTGCCCGCGATGCTCGGCGTGACGACCGTCGATTTCGCCGGCCATCCCACGACAGCGTCGTTGCGCGACACGACGCTCGCCTGA
- a CDS encoding cupredoxin domain-containing protein, which produces MTFFKPSMLPAALILCAAAAGTPLAAFAQTPAGPLVTIRNFMFSPMSTTIKAGTTITWKNLDAEPHTIVNDAGTFRSKALDQDETYSFRFDKPGVYKVFCGIHPYMKETITVE; this is translated from the coding sequence ATGACCTTCTTCAAGCCTTCGATGCTGCCGGCCGCGCTGATCCTGTGCGCGGCCGCCGCCGGCACGCCGCTCGCCGCGTTCGCGCAAACCCCGGCCGGCCCGCTCGTGACGATCCGCAATTTCATGTTTTCGCCGATGTCGACCACGATCAAGGCCGGCACGACGATCACGTGGAAGAACCTCGACGCGGAACCGCACACCATCGTCAACGACGCGGGCACCTTCCGTTCGAAAGCGCTCGACCAGGACGAGACCTACTCGTTCCGCTTCGACAAGCCGGGTGTCTACAAGGTGTTCTGCGGGATTCATCCGTACATGAAGGAGACCATCACCGTGGAATGA
- a CDS encoding patatin-like phospholipase family protein, whose translation MTASQPAHPKLPGQVVLVLQGGGALGAYQLGVFEALDASGIQPDWVIGTSIGAINAALIAGNAPGHRAQRMAEFWRHVTERPAVNVPGFPTTWDKIGAELAVIGAGIPGFFRPNPAAWLGPLARVGVEHASYYLVEPLRDTLASLVDLDLLNARRPRLTVGAVNACTGTMRYFDSRDRPLDLDHVMSSGALPPAFPAVRVDGAPYWDGGIYSNTPVEVVLDDAPRRSSIIFSVQMWNPVGPEPQSIWQVSERQKDIQYASRTDSNIARQQQIHGLRHVIKELVMRLPEAERKSPDVQALAAWGCQTTMHVIKLAAPRLDGDDQWKDIDFTPDGIAARRQAGFDATMQAIAARPWELPLDPTQGLSVWSPEENRIGERHN comes from the coding sequence ATGACGGCAAGTCAACCCGCACATCCGAAACTGCCGGGCCAGGTCGTGCTCGTGCTTCAGGGCGGCGGCGCGCTGGGCGCATACCAGCTCGGCGTATTCGAGGCGCTGGACGCGTCGGGAATCCAGCCCGACTGGGTGATCGGCACGTCGATCGGCGCGATCAACGCGGCGCTGATCGCCGGCAACGCGCCCGGACACCGCGCGCAGCGGATGGCCGAATTCTGGCGCCATGTGACCGAGCGGCCCGCCGTGAACGTGCCGGGCTTCCCGACCACCTGGGACAAGATCGGCGCCGAGCTCGCGGTCATCGGCGCCGGCATCCCGGGATTCTTCCGGCCGAATCCCGCCGCATGGCTCGGGCCGCTCGCGCGCGTCGGCGTCGAGCACGCGTCCTACTATCTGGTCGAGCCGCTGCGCGACACGCTCGCGTCGCTGGTCGATCTCGACCTGCTGAACGCGCGCCGGCCACGGCTGACCGTCGGCGCGGTCAACGCGTGCACCGGCACGATGCGCTATTTCGATTCACGCGACCGGCCGCTCGACCTCGACCACGTGATGAGCTCGGGTGCGCTGCCGCCCGCGTTCCCGGCCGTGCGGGTCGACGGCGCGCCCTACTGGGACGGCGGCATCTATTCGAATACGCCGGTCGAAGTCGTGCTGGACGACGCGCCGCGCCGCAGCTCGATCATCTTCTCGGTGCAGATGTGGAATCCGGTCGGGCCGGAGCCGCAAAGCATCTGGCAGGTGTCGGAGCGCCAGAAGGACATCCAGTATGCGAGCCGCACGGACAGCAACATCGCGCGGCAACAGCAGATTCACGGGTTGCGCCACGTGATCAAGGAACTGGTCATGCGGCTGCCGGAGGCCGAACGCAAGTCGCCCGACGTGCAGGCGCTCGCCGCATGGGGCTGCCAGACCACGATGCACGTGATCAAGCTCGCGGCGCCGCGCCTCGACGGCGACGATCAGTGGAAGGACATCGATTTCACGCCGGACGGCATCGCGGCGCGCCGCCAGGCCGGGTTCGACGCGACGATGCAGGCGATCGCCGCGCGCCCGTGGGAGCTGCCGCTGGACCCGACGCAAGGGCTCAGCGTCTGGAGTCCGGAAGAGAACAGGATCGGCGAACGGCACAACTGA
- a CDS encoding SDR family oxidoreductase, with product MTVEKVALVTAAGKGMGAAIARDLANDGYRVALMSPSGSAVELAQELGGFGVAGSVTDDADIERFVNETLAKYGRIDAVVNNTGHPPKGDLLAIEDDKWHEGLDLIVLNVVRVLRRVTPVFLKQGGGAVVNISSFAADAPEQAMPVSSALRAALSSVTRLYADRYAKDNIRINSVLPGFIDSWPETPEIVARIPVGRFGKTQEIAQTVRFLLSDGAGYITGQNIRVDGGIVRAL from the coding sequence ATGACTGTAGAGAAAGTGGCTTTGGTGACGGCGGCGGGCAAGGGCATGGGCGCCGCAATCGCGCGCGACCTCGCGAACGACGGCTATCGCGTCGCGCTGATGTCGCCGTCCGGCAGCGCGGTCGAGCTGGCGCAGGAGCTGGGTGGTTTCGGCGTTGCAGGCTCCGTTACCGACGACGCCGACATCGAGCGTTTCGTGAACGAGACGCTCGCGAAGTACGGCCGTATCGACGCGGTCGTCAACAACACCGGACATCCGCCGAAGGGCGACTTGCTCGCCATCGAGGACGACAAGTGGCACGAAGGGCTCGACCTGATCGTGCTCAACGTCGTTCGCGTGCTGCGCCGCGTGACGCCCGTCTTCCTGAAGCAGGGCGGCGGCGCGGTGGTCAATATTTCGAGCTTCGCGGCCGACGCGCCCGAGCAGGCGATGCCGGTGTCGTCCGCGCTGCGCGCGGCGCTGAGTTCGGTCACGCGCCTGTACGCCGACCGGTATGCGAAGGACAACATTCGCATCAATTCGGTGCTGCCGGGCTTCATCGACAGCTGGCCGGAGACGCCCGAGATCGTTGCCCGCATTCCGGTCGGCCGTTTCGGCAAGACGCAGGAGATCGCGCAGACCGTGAGGTTCCTGCTGTCGGACGGCGCCGGCTACATCACCGGGCAGAACATTCGGGTCGACGGTGGCATCGTGCGCGCGCTGTAA
- the gcvA gene encoding transcriptional regulator GcvA, whose protein sequence is MTTLLRTRRFPPLNALRAFEAAARHLNFRLAADELGVTQGAVAQQVRHLEDVVAVQLFRRLPRGLALTREGLEYFSSVQRALQIISDATDALGERPTVLAVSTTPSFASKWLIPRLADFGRLHPDIEVRVIADERLASFRADGVDIAIRLSKPPFPAGLAAELLAPLDIFAVASPKLLDSGPPIRTPADLSTHALLHDAHDLWPEFIEKLGGKGRADPTKGPRFSQSLLAIDAAVAGQGIALTSEPLVERDIAEGRLRRVFDFSFPMSLGFYVVFPQANAHSEALQAMRRWLFAQYGKA, encoded by the coding sequence ATGACCACTCTGTTGCGTACCCGCCGGTTCCCGCCGCTCAATGCGCTTCGCGCGTTCGAGGCCGCCGCGCGCCACCTCAATTTCCGGCTGGCCGCCGACGAACTCGGCGTGACGCAGGGCGCGGTCGCGCAGCAGGTCAGGCATCTGGAGGACGTCGTGGCGGTTCAGCTGTTTCGGCGCTTGCCCAGGGGGCTTGCGCTGACACGCGAAGGGCTCGAGTATTTTTCGTCGGTCCAGCGCGCGCTGCAGATCATCTCAGACGCCACGGACGCCCTGGGCGAGCGCCCGACCGTGCTGGCGGTCAGCACGACGCCGTCGTTCGCGTCGAAGTGGCTGATTCCGCGCCTGGCGGACTTCGGCCGGCTGCACCCCGACATCGAGGTTCGCGTCATCGCCGACGAAAGGCTTGCGTCGTTTCGGGCCGACGGCGTCGACATCGCGATTCGACTGAGCAAGCCGCCATTCCCGGCCGGCCTCGCCGCCGAGTTGCTGGCTCCGCTCGACATCTTCGCCGTCGCCAGCCCGAAGCTGCTCGACAGCGGCCCGCCGATCCGCACGCCTGCCGACTTGTCGACGCATGCGCTGTTGCACGACGCGCACGATCTGTGGCCCGAGTTCATCGAGAAGCTCGGTGGAAAGGGTCGGGCCGATCCGACGAAAGGGCCGAGATTCAGCCAGTCGCTGCTCGCGATCGACGCCGCGGTCGCCGGTCAAGGCATCGCGCTGACCAGCGAGCCGCTCGTCGAGCGCGACATCGCGGAAGGCAGGCTGCGCCGCGTGTTCGATTTTTCGTTTCCGATGTCGCTCGGGTTTTACGTCGTCTTCCCGCAGGCCAATGCGCATTCGGAAGCGTTGCAGGCCATGCGCCGCTGGCTGTTTGCGCAGTATGGGAAAGCGTGA
- a CDS encoding LysR family transcriptional regulator, translating into MESIRTLKYFLAIVDAGSVTGAAAQLGIAQPALSQAMTRLEKDLGTKLLARTRRGAALTPAGEAIAEDIRLSVSRIEAAEKRARDIGAQRGGRLTIGFASAALFEVMPRAIAALRDAIPDVELALREMSNAEQASALESGEIDIGLLHTPVAVRGRMREKLIVRERLHAVVPASHPLGEDGKLGLAELASMGLVWFPHGQLPVVRAGILSAFRKFGCEANVVQDANRSLTVLACVAAGCGASLLPRSVKAIQFAGVRVCEVRESDALPLFELSAIWPHRSRPTLADKFAALLNSG; encoded by the coding sequence ATGGAATCGATTCGCACGCTCAAATACTTTCTCGCGATCGTCGATGCGGGAAGCGTCACCGGCGCGGCGGCGCAGCTCGGGATAGCGCAGCCGGCGCTCAGCCAGGCCATGACGCGGCTGGAGAAGGATCTCGGCACGAAGCTGCTTGCGCGCACGCGTCGCGGCGCGGCGCTGACGCCCGCGGGCGAAGCGATCGCGGAGGACATTCGCCTGAGTGTGTCGAGGATCGAGGCGGCGGAAAAGCGGGCTCGCGATATCGGTGCGCAGCGTGGCGGCCGGCTGACCATCGGTTTCGCGTCAGCGGCGCTGTTCGAGGTCATGCCCCGCGCGATCGCCGCATTGCGTGACGCGATTCCCGATGTCGAGCTGGCGTTGCGGGAAATGAGCAACGCGGAGCAGGCCAGCGCGCTGGAATCCGGCGAAATAGATATTGGGTTGCTGCATACGCCTGTTGCGGTCCGCGGCCGGATGCGCGAAAAGCTGATCGTCCGCGAACGCTTGCACGCGGTCGTGCCGGCGTCGCATCCGCTGGGCGAGGATGGCAAGCTCGGCCTCGCGGAACTGGCGAGTATGGGCTTGGTATGGTTTCCGCACGGACAGCTGCCGGTGGTGCGAGCCGGCATCCTCAGTGCGTTTCGCAAGTTCGGTTGTGAAGCCAATGTCGTTCAGGATGCCAATCGATCGCTGACGGTGCTCGCATGCGTGGCCGCCGGTTGCGGCGCGTCACTGTTGCCGCGATCCGTCAAGGCGATCCAATTTGCGGGCGTGCGCGTGTGCGAAGTGCGCGAAAGCGACGCGCTGCCGCTCTTCGAACTCAGCGCGATCTGGCCGCATCGTTCGCGTCCGACACTGGCCGACAAGTTTGCGGCGTTGCTGAATAGCGGCTGA
- a CDS encoding MFS transporter, whose product MRWYEDITPNERRTLWSCFGGWALDAVDTQVFSLVIPALLATWGISKGQAGLIGGATLVAGALGGLLAGILSDRVGRVRALQITVIWFSLFTFLSAFAQTFEQLLVLKALQGIGFGGEWTAGAVLLSETMNPRHRGKAMGIVQSAWGFGWGAAVLLYMAVFSLVSPQWAWRVLFAIGLVPALLVLYLRRNVAEPPREPQTETDDSARRGVFSIAAGIFDPAVLRTTIVGGLIGLGAHGGYHAITTWLPTYLKTERHLSILGTGGYLAVVIVAFIIGCFVSAWLQDRIGRRWNVILFAVCCAVMVNVYTLLPISDTTMLLLSFPLGFFSAGIPATLGALFNELYPQGVRGTGVGFCYNFGRIASAAFPVLIGHMSGSMSLGAALGIDAGAAYGLVVVAALMLPDTRRRLVASPHENGAQAISRH is encoded by the coding sequence ATGCGCTGGTATGAGGACATCACCCCCAACGAGCGGCGAACCCTGTGGAGCTGCTTCGGCGGATGGGCGCTCGACGCCGTCGATACACAGGTCTTTTCCCTCGTGATCCCGGCGCTTCTCGCCACGTGGGGCATCAGCAAAGGTCAGGCAGGATTGATCGGCGGTGCGACGCTCGTGGCCGGTGCACTCGGCGGGTTGCTCGCCGGCATCCTGTCCGATCGCGTCGGCCGGGTGCGCGCACTTCAGATCACGGTGATCTGGTTCTCGCTCTTCACGTTTCTGAGTGCGTTTGCCCAAACCTTCGAGCAGCTGCTTGTGCTGAAGGCGCTGCAAGGCATCGGCTTCGGCGGCGAATGGACGGCGGGCGCCGTCCTGCTCAGCGAAACGATGAACCCGCGGCATCGCGGCAAGGCCATGGGCATCGTGCAGAGCGCGTGGGGATTCGGCTGGGGCGCCGCGGTGCTGCTCTATATGGCCGTCTTCTCGCTCGTTTCGCCGCAATGGGCCTGGCGCGTTCTGTTCGCGATCGGTCTCGTCCCGGCCCTGCTCGTTCTCTACCTGCGCCGCAACGTGGCCGAGCCGCCGCGCGAGCCGCAAACTGAAACCGACGATTCCGCGCGCCGCGGCGTATTCAGCATTGCCGCCGGCATTTTCGATCCTGCGGTGCTACGCACCACGATCGTCGGCGGCCTGATCGGACTGGGCGCGCACGGCGGCTACCATGCGATCACGACGTGGCTGCCGACGTATCTGAAGACCGAGCGCCATCTGTCAATCCTGGGCACCGGCGGTTATCTCGCGGTCGTGATCGTCGCATTCATCATCGGATGTTTCGTGAGCGCCTGGTTGCAGGACCGCATCGGGCGACGCTGGAACGTGATCCTGTTTGCCGTCTGCTGTGCGGTGATGGTCAACGTCTACACGTTGCTGCCGATCAGCGACACCACGATGCTGCTCCTGAGCTTTCCGCTCGGCTTCTTTTCAGCCGGCATTCCCGCGACACTCGGCGCGCTCTTCAACGAGTTGTATCCGCAAGGCGTGCGCGGCACCGGTGTCGGCTTCTGCTACAACTTCGGCCGCATCGCATCGGCGGCATTTCCGGTGCTGATCGGTCACATGAGCGGATCAATGTCGCTCGGTGCGGCGCTGGGCATCGACGCGGGCGCCGCGTACGGCCTCGTCGTTGTCGCCGCGCTGATGTTGCCCGACACCCGCCGCCGGCTCGTCGCGTCGCCGCACGAGAACGGCGCGCAGGCCATCTCGCGCCACTGA
- a CDS encoding amidohydrolase family protein, with protein MDRFPPALPAAPFDCLSPASLAWLDETATGITGVDAHAHIFVQGLPLAAHRRHAPDYDATLDQYVAQLAAHGLSQGVLVQPSFLGTDNGFLRAVCERYPRRFRGVAVVAPEVTDAELEALDAAHIVGARLNLIGVALPDFRDGRWSALLARLNALRWHVEVQANADALPVVLDALLRHDCTVVVDHFGRPDAQLRAADAGFRHLQSTATSGNVWVKLSAAYRSAENSNGIEHGRALATALLDSFGPERMVWGSDWPHTQHRHLIDYDGALSALEYWIPDRAARDRVMTTSAAELFGF; from the coding sequence ATGGACCGCTTCCCGCCCGCACTCCCGGCCGCCCCCTTCGACTGCCTGTCCCCCGCGTCCCTGGCTTGGCTCGACGAAACCGCGACAGGCATCACCGGCGTCGACGCGCACGCCCACATCTTCGTGCAAGGCCTGCCGCTCGCGGCACACCGCCGTCACGCGCCCGACTACGATGCAACGCTCGATCAATATGTCGCGCAGCTCGCGGCGCACGGTCTCTCCCAAGGCGTGCTGGTGCAGCCGAGCTTTCTCGGCACCGACAATGGGTTCCTGCGCGCGGTATGCGAGCGCTATCCGCGACGCTTTCGCGGTGTTGCCGTTGTCGCGCCAGAGGTCACGGATGCCGAGCTTGAAGCTCTGGACGCCGCACATATCGTCGGTGCGCGGCTGAATTTGATAGGGGTTGCACTGCCGGATTTCCGCGATGGCCGATGGTCCGCGCTCCTCGCACGCTTGAACGCACTACGTTGGCATGTCGAAGTTCAAGCGAATGCGGATGCTCTGCCGGTCGTGCTCGATGCGCTGCTTCGACACGATTGCACGGTCGTCGTCGATCACTTCGGGCGGCCCGATGCGCAGCTGCGCGCCGCGGATGCCGGCTTTCGCCATTTGCAATCGACGGCCACCTCCGGCAACGTTTGGGTCAAGCTCTCCGCCGCCTATCGCAGCGCCGAAAATTCGAACGGCATCGAGCACGGACGGGCGCTTGCCACCGCTCTGCTCGATTCGTTCGGCCCCGAGCGCATGGTCTGGGGTAGCGACTGGCCTCACACGCAGCATCGTCATCTGATCGACTATGACGGGGCTCTGAGCGCATTGGAATACTGGATTCCCGACCGTGCCGCGAGAGACAGAGTGATGACGACCTCCGCGGCGGAGCTTTTCGGGTTTTAG
- a CDS encoding ArsR/SmtB family transcription factor → MPTELDIDAILKALSNPLRREILVWLKTPGVHFPEQTLPYDHGVCAGQIDARCGLSQSTVSAHLATLQRAGLVTSTRIGQWAFFRRNEAVIDAFLDALRREL, encoded by the coding sequence ATGCCGACCGAACTCGACATCGACGCGATCCTGAAAGCGCTTTCGAACCCGCTGCGCCGGGAAATCCTCGTCTGGCTGAAAACGCCGGGCGTGCATTTTCCCGAGCAGACGCTGCCGTACGACCACGGCGTCTGCGCCGGGCAGATCGACGCGCGCTGCGGGCTGTCGCAGTCGACCGTCTCCGCGCACCTCGCGACGCTGCAGCGCGCGGGGCTCGTGACATCGACGCGGATCGGCCAGTGGGCGTTCTTCCGGCGCAACGAGGCCGTCATCGACGCATTTCTCGACGCTCTGCGCCGCGAACTCTGA